In the Arachis ipaensis cultivar K30076 chromosome B04, Araip1.1, whole genome shotgun sequence genome, ttatcttccattgttagccaattttgagcctatgcttaacccacttattcttaattgtaACATATTACAAACCtgagtgaaaaacaataaatatcccttgtttggatctttgttagcttaggctagtgagggtgttcattatttgattttgggaaaagttgggaacattgggtagagataaaagtgtgcttgtatttttgttgaaaaatcttgggaattgggtacatactcatgtagtaATCAAATCTAAAACCGTATGCACTGATATCCTTGTACATAtactcaaaaaaaatttatttataataaaaaaaaaaagggacaaaatgccccaagtcgAAGTTCAATAAGAGCCAATGCATACATGTcatgatcaaaaagagaatgcatgagtgtgtgaaaaagtgaagaatgggtagttaggtttgtttagaattatataagttatcataggttaggtgggaagtttaggttaatcaaagattcaaatttctagcccacttgatcatatgcatcctaccttgaccctaaccccattacaacctatgggaaagccctcatgatatttgtatgcatgcatgatttgattattgattgttagatgaaaaacaaatcttggaaagcatgattaggggagaattgagtaaatcaaccctatacacttgagtgcctagagcggatacacatccggtgagggttcgatcgctcaattacatgttttcacccttAATAATCtactcttgcaagtttgtaaactctttcgatgattcaatccaattgtggtttgcttgattgctaataccttagcccttgtgcttatatgtGTACTCTTGGAAATTAACTTGTTTTGACTgagccattgcattcatgtagataacttgcatatagatagattgcatttagttagtagtttgcattgaataaatgtgataccctttgcttctttcttaattttagcatgaggacatgcttggtttaagtgtggggagatttgataaaccccgatttcgtggtttattttgtgcttattttgggggatttatccaccttttcccacatttattcaatggaatagcatggttttgtaattctcccttgaattatgcttaaatgtaaaaacatgcttttagccctaatttggtgattttagatccaccttaattccatttgatgccttgatgtgtttgctaagtaATTCCAGgtttcataaggcaagtattggatggaagaaatgagaagaaaagcatacaaagaggagaatgcatgaagaaacaaagatttggaatgTACCAacggacgcgcacgcgtacaaggcgcgcacgcgcagaagtggTTTTTCACAAGGACGCGCCCGCGTACATGCCGCTTCCGCGCAGATTgggaatttgccagcgacgcgcatgcgcacatggcgcgcgcgcgccgatactcttacttggcccacttaatggcaaaacgctgggggcgatttctgagctgcccaggcccaaatctaacttgtttctgagtgtatttcatacagaattgaagtccaagcaagggaagagcaattagtttagccaacatgagcctttagttagtttctagagagagaagctctctcttctctctagaattaggttaggattaggttagattattttattttcatgtttaattacttgatcttaTTTTGTTCCTTCTAAAATTTCTCTTTTCTACATCATAAtcctcttagtttttatgttaaccttttcttttgctctcttttgtgatgatgaactcatgttagatttgtttacatttaatgcaattttaatgttgatgtttctttaattgatgttgatttggattgtgattttacaTTTCTTGAGCCAATATTTTTAGGGTCCGTTTGAGAAGTTTTAAGAGTAATTTTTTTTAAGCTTTTGATTTATAAAAAGTAGTTGTATTAATGTCTtatgtaatttttaaaatcaaattgcagctttttaagaagctatttagaagtttatagaaaagttaaaaaaaatgacttctcttataataaaaaaaattttattatattttttttaaaataaacacttttgaactaaaaatttaaatataaaataatttagcaAAACAATTTATTTCTACATACAATTTATTTCTTGCAACTTACTTTCATATTCTCATAAATTATACTCTGCATTAACTGATaaacaacaatgtataatagGACACCAGCCAAAAAGTAAAATTATTAATGAGAAAAGCAAAAGAGTGGTATATTCTAAATTCTCCTGTTATTCTACTCTGATTCTTAGCTTTTTCTCTTCATCTTTCAACCTTCATCTAGCGGAACCCAAACAACTCAAAACGATCCCTgcaatattttgaattttgattgttACTATTCATTAACAAATTTAGATAAGGATTTCTTTATTCAGTAGCTATAAATATATACTTCAAAATCTTAAAATACTAGATATGAaaaagactgcatgaaaattTATATGCTCATTACCATTCATGAAATCATGCAGATATCCACCTTAGAGTTCTGTACTTGTGTTGCCCATGTTGTTCATATACAAAATCAAGCTGAGGAATGATCCTCCAAAGCAAATCATCCACATGCTTCCAATACCACAATCTCCATTTCTTCCAGAAGATAAGGGGAAGAATGATAACACCAATCCCAAAAGTGAATCCCAATTCAGCACTTAAGAAATTCCAATCAATTGAGTTTTGTGTTTCAGAAGATGCTGATGGTGCTGGTGGCAACCCTTGAACTCCATCATCACCACAATTATTAGTTAGAGGAGGTCCACATAAACCTTCATTGCCTTCAAAGGAATATATATCAAAAGATTGAATTTGTGTTCCTGTTGGAATTTTTCCCTCCAAATGATTGAAGGAGAGATTCAACACTGCAAGGAAAGTTAAACTTGAAATCTCTGTTGGAATCTCTCCAGACAAAGTGTTATTTGATAGGTCTAAAGACTCAAGCGCAGTTAAATTTCCTAAGGATGATGGAATGTGGCCAGAGAAAGCATTGTGTGACATGTTGAGTACATTCAGAGCTTTCAAACTCATAAGCTCTTCTGGTATTGGACCTTCAAATTGGTTGGATGAGAAATCCAAGGAAGTGAAGATTGAGAAAATTTTGACCAACTTCATTTGCATCCCTTTGTTGACAACTGTAACTGAATCCAGGTAGGTTCCACCATATGGCAATTGATTGCCTTTGATAGCATAATTCAACATGTCATCAAATATATAAGGAGGGTCATTTGCAAAGATCTTGGCCAATCTTTTGACAATAGCAATGTTGATCAGTGCTAACATATCCTTGTAACGAATATAATGACCAAAATCATACATGTTAAAATACAAGTAGATTCCATTCTCCTTAGTGTAATTTCCATCATCCATCATAGCTGTCCAACTTTGCAAGAGTTTTCCAGGTAGTGTGCCGACGAATTTATTCGAGGCTAGATCAACAACACGAAGCATCTTCCAATGACTTGTGTTGTGGCTGCAATCAATAGGTCCATGCAGTTTGTTCGACCTCAAAACTAGAACTTGCAGGGTGGTAATGTTGCCCAAGAAGCAAGGAAATTCATCACTCAAACTATTGTTTCCCAAGTTTAGTACCTCTAACTTTTGGCAATTGGCTAGTGAATTCGGTATGGTACCTCTAAGTAGATTTGCATTAAGATCAAGATACCTTAAATTACATGTACTTGAGAATATTGTGTCATATATATGACCTGTGAGTTTGTTTCCAGCAAGATTCAGTAATCTAAGAGTATTATTTCTTGCTATCAAACACTTGGGAATGGGACCATCAAAGTTATTATGTGAAAGATCAAGCATTCTGATAGAAGAACAGTTACAAAAGGATTCAGGGATTTTTCCATGAAAGCTGTTGTTTGTTAAGGAGAGGTAAAACATGAAGGGAAGGTACTTTTCAATGTTAGGTGGGATAAAGCTGAATTCATTGTTTGAGAAGTCCAAATGTACCACGTATTTTGTGAAATATGGAATTGACCCGCGAATTTGGTTGGAGTGAAGATCAATCATCAAAAGACTTGAATTGGGATTTTCCAAAGGACCTTCCAAATCTGTGAGAAGATTGTTGGAAAGATTTAGGGAAACCATGGAATCAAATTTCCAAATCCAATTAGGTATTGGTCCTTGAATCAAGTTGTTGGATAGGTCTAAATCAAATAACTTGGGTTGATTCTTCAAGAAACTTGGGAATTTCTTTAAATTGCAAGAAGCCAACAATACATTTGTCAGGTTAGGGAAGAATGAAAGACTAGGATCATCATCAGTTATTTCAACTGACAATTTATTATTTGAAAGGCCTAATACACGTAGATATGGCaattttttgtgaattgtatCTAGATGTATAGTTCCATTGAATTTATTTGATGAAAGATTGAGGAGGCTAAGTCTTTTAAGACCAAATAAAGACAAAGGAACAGGCCCTTCTAATTTGTTGATACTCAAATCAACCAACTCTAATGTGGAAGCTGTTGCATTTTGGAATTCATCCAAGAGACCCTCAAAACCATTATCAGATAGAGTAACTTCTTTTAGTGATGGAATTGTAAAGAGACTTTTGGGAATCTTACCACTAAAGAAGTTATCTCCTAAATTGATTATGCAGAGGTTCAAAAGTTCTTCCCATTGAGTAGAAAGAATTGATCCAGCCAGTTCATTTTGAAGAAGAGACAAATATTGGAGATTCTTGGACTTATTGAAAGATGGAAGAGGACCACTGAATCTATTGTATGACAAGTCTAGATGGACCAAATTGGTGAGTTCAGATAAAGAATCAGGAAGTGTCCCATTGAATTGACAGTTAGAAAGATCTAAAGTTGACAACTGCTTCAAATTGGAAATAGAACTTACTAACTGTCCAAAAAAATTTGTGTTGCTGATAATCAACGTGTCAAGTTGTCCATGTTGTGGGAATTCTGGTAAGGATCCCTCAAGTTCTTCATTGTTTGATACATCAAGCGTCTTCAGAGTTTGAATTTGGAAGATACCCTTTGGAATTTGGCCGCAAAATCCAGCATTAGATAAGTTCAAATGCCTCAAATTCTTCAGCTTTACAATATCTGATGGTATGAAAGAGCCAAAGTTGTTGAAAGCCAAATTCAAGCTATGCAAATGTTCAAAGTTGAAGAGACTTGAAGAATTGTATAGACCTCCAGAAATAGATTCTTGGCTCAAGTCAAGGCCAATGACATGACCATTATTGCATGATACTCCATTCCATTGGCAGCAATCAACAACACCACTTTGATTCCAATGAACAAGTTTTGTTGATTTGGAAGGGTTGTATATGAGGTTGTGCTTCATGTTTAGCAACATGAATTGTTGATGACTTAGGCATTGGCTTGTAGTAGTGGATGCATCGATATTGGTAATCAACCTCATCATGCATAAGTTTatgaacaaagaaaatagaagctTTTGAAATGACATCATTATTTTGTTTTGGCGGTAAGTGTTTGAACCTTGTATGACTGATTTTCATGTAGGGTGAAGATTGTGTATATCATTGATCGAAGTTATTCCTTTTATAGCCGAGTGTTTGATTAAGTGAAGTATATTTGAATGTGAATTCGTTGATCCATGGCACTGAAGCTGTTTGACAGATTCAGATTATATGAATATAGATATAAGAAAAACAATCCCGCTAGGTaatatttctctttaatttcatttaataaaattcttttttctATGTACAATAATAATTCACATCCTTAACATTTTATCATTACTATTTTATTGGTTAAatgatgattaaaaaaatttgatttcttgAGAAAACGCACAGATATAATACACATGATATCTACCGAGATATATTgaccaaattttaaaatatatactttaaaaaatttttaaaatagtaaaataatacATCAATTTCCTTCATAAAATAATTGTTACCATGTGTAAGATAGAATCTGATGAAAGATAATACACATGAATTAAtatgtttttcaaaatttgtaTATATGAAtcagtaaaatttatttattaaaaataatttagtgtTTATATTGGCAAAATGATAACTAAAAATTGTTAGCATCGCAGCAaggatttattttaaataaataaaataaatattaaaattgctgaaatagttaatttttgaaatttttactgttttttatttttaatcttatCTCCTTTAGAGTTATAGTGACATATCAAATTCTTTCAAAATTTATGAAATTGCCATAGCCAGTTTTTTCAGAGTCAACCCCCTACTTTTCACGGTAGAAGAATCCCGGAACTCGTGACTTAGCttgtttgttgaattgccttaTGTTATGTTTAGTGCTTCAAATTGTGGATGCGGACGGAATTCATGACTTGTTTCTTCAATTGCCACATATTTCTTTCTCTGTGACCAACCGTCACTGTTTGCAATTGTGGATGCGATCGAATAGGGATGTCATGAGAGTTGATCTTGGAATATTGCTGCCCATAATAACATACATTGTGCCGTAAAACTTGTGTTTGTTATTacaacttaattaaaaatttgtctTTAAACTAATTTGGATTGGTCTAGTAACTAGTCAGTAACAAACTCTTAAATAGAATTCCGTGACTTGTCGGATTATAGGATAACGTAGGctactaaaaaaattattcttaaaaGCTCTATCTAATTATGTTACTTAAGAAATAGTTAACTCAGAATGGTTGGTATTTTGATTCATATGTGCATTGCatctcgaaaaaaaaaaataacagaaataaaaataacaagGAAGGAAAGTAGGAAACAAGTTAAAGAAGGAAAGATGCAATAATAAAAAgtctaaaaaaatatatgatgTTTTAGAatgaatatttaatttatttctcaTATTGAGataatattagttttttttttttataattctgtAACACTCTTAGTTTAATTGTAATAGTAATCAATAAAGTAttaattatacatatatttactTGTTTAAGATCGTTTTTTGAGTAAATTTAAGTATTACTAAGattcatttatttattacatTTTTTATCTACTGCTATTACTTCTATTtttaaataatcttttaaaatgaAGGGAAGTTCTCTAATAATAAGATTTAAGGGTGAAAAAAACCTTAATAATCCATTAAATATTTAACTATAAATCAAGTTAACATCTAACGATAATAAAGTGAATATGATAAAATAAGATTGTGGATATTAAAAAGAGTCCTGCTAGGGAGTTAattatttgtataatgtgtacgACTATATGAATTACAAAAATGAACATTACTCATAATATTCAGAATAACTATTCGGATACTAGGTATAATAAATATCTCATGTCATAAAACGACTCATCCAAAAAACTTAAGCTAATTTTGGAGTTCAACAAAGAtagaactcttgacctttcgaatTTAAAGTTCTAATACTATGTCATAATACCACTCATCTCAAAAATTTACACTGATgaaaaaagataacactaatggttatatttctaatactccctaaatctCTATTATACGCATTGTACTATTCCATTGGCTCCCCAtactttttctattaaaaaacaTTTTCCAGTATCTTAGTTTCACTTTTTTTCATAGAGGTAAACAGAGCTAGCATGGTAAAATTTGTTGATTGGCAAGTCTTGAGGGGAAGGAAAATGTTCCCATAAAAACGcgtaaaacatttttttttataaagacACGTATATATCGTATTATTATTGAACGTATTAATGAAtaggttatttttaaattttttaacaaactagaataaaattgatttttttataataataacaataaaccaAATTGTTATCAAATCTAGTCAAACCGACCAATTTACATAACCCACTAaatcatgatttttttttgtttttttttaaataaaaataagggatatatttatctttttatcaaaaaatttaaacataattCGGTTTAGATTGTGTAAATCGATCGGATGATCAAATCGgctctaataattataatgcaaaaaattaggtttattattgttgcccgattttgttctgatttaaattaaaaaataaattattaaccgattTAATAAATATATCTAATAATATTATGACACATTTTTAATGTTTTTATCGAAGTGATCTCCTAACGAGAATATGTTGTTCAAATGTCGTATTTTgacaaattcaaaattaaatatcTCCTAGTAGTGGAGAGAAATTTTTAGCCACAAAAAATTATCAAGGTAGATAATTCTGCAGACAAAAACAATACGTATGACTTATGTCATGTCTTTCATTTTCCGTTTTTCTTTTGGTTAGAACATTTTGTTTAGACGTGCTTTCTACTTCTTAGTCCAACCCTGTGCATACGTTTATAAACTTCCTTATTCAACAAATTATTGGAGTGTCATCATTGATTGGATATACTCTTGAATTCTAGGCTAGACAGATTGACCTTGCTTGcataaatacatatttaatgcattattTGAATATCATTAATCTGTTGACATACGATCACAATAAAAATGGGTTTTACTTTCAGAGAAATAATAGgtcaaaaaattatctttttaaaccaaattcaactatttttttttatgtttttttttaactaatgaGTTCCACTACTGAGGTACGATGGAGTTAAATGCCTATTTAGAAGGGGTGCAGAAAGGCAACAGACATGCAAACATGAGAATGAGATACACGTAATGATACGGACTAAATAATTGTTTTTAActattaaaaaaatgagaaatgcTAGGACCAGtaatttttgtaatttgtaaccatcaaatagccattaaaatagttttaatggtgtgagattggtgtaagatttcatccaatagctcacttttctttgctggttacatattggtcagaatttaacaaaattagTTGCTGGCCCCTAAATTTTTCCTTCAAAAATTATAtactaataaaattaatttaataNNNNNNNNNNNNNNNNNNNNNNNNNNNNNNNNNNNNNNNNNNNNNNNNNNNNNNNNNNNNNtttgaataaaaaaatgttactttaattttataatgCTTTTGTTAGTTTAGTGGATCGAATTTTCAAATTGGATAAAGAgaaatattgaaaaaaattataattttttaaaaaatataagaaaaataaacAGGCTGTATGTTTATTTCGtaggttaatttattttacttgttactTTTTCGGGTTAATCGAACTTAGTTCGTTTATCCTAATTTTTAAACGGGTCTGATTTAGAGCCAAAACCTATCCGTTTAAGCGAATAAACGCATTAATTCAACGGATTTGACCTTTTTTTacagttttataaaattttatattaaatttattataaaaattatttattaaacttatattttaatattaaattttaagaagaaaaactaataaaaacattaaTAATACATGTTAACTCCTTtgtaaattttgtttaatttccGCAGAATAAAGATACATTAAAATTATAGTTGCCTGCATGTAAATTAAAGTAAGTAGAAACTTTTTTCATGGGAAAGATTACCGTTAAGAAAATATTCTTTATGATAgaccaatttttttttgttatcattTTTAATGGTATTACTTTATTTTCTGATTAAGATAGAAAAAGATTATCTTTATATTTAGGGTAATTTATATGTTCAGTGAACTTAGTTACCTCTATTTGTAGTTTAAGGAAAATAACCAATAGGAATTTAATGTGTGTGGTAAAATTTATATGTGTGCTGGGATTAGTTTAGTTTATAGAATTTACGTTAGAGTGGATAATTTTTTCGTTGGTGTGCTGCTGTTAGTTTTTAATTGAAATTTAtacattatttattatatatttaattttcaaCAAAGTCAGAAAACTCTATTTCTAAAGAGAAATAGGGTCAAAATTTGTTTGAGTGGTCATCTGATGCACTACTATTTTACTCGGAGGAGGTAGGTTTTTCTCATATTGCAAAGTCAAAGATTTTCACTTTGACAATGCACT is a window encoding:
- the LOC107636935 gene encoding receptor-like protein 12; the encoded protein is MMRLITNIDASTTTSQCLSHQQFMLLNMKHNLIYNPSKSTKLVHWNQSGVVDCCQWNGVSCNNGHVIGLDLSQESISGGLYNSSSLFNFEHLHSLNLAFNNFGSFIPSDIVKLKNLRHLNLSNAGFCGQIPKGIFQIQTLKTLDVSNNEELEGSLPEFPQHGQLDTLIISNTNFFGQLVSSISNLKQLSTLDLSNCQFNGTLPDSLSELTNLVHLDLSYNRFSGPLPSFNKSKNLQYLSLLQNELAGSILSTQWEELLNLCIINLGDNFFSGKIPKSLFTIPSLKEVTLSDNGFEGLLDEFQNATASTLELVDLSINKLEGPVPLSLFGLKRLSLLNLSSNKFNGTIHLDTIHKKLPYLRVLGLSNNKLSVEITDDDPSLSFFPNLTNVLLASCNLKKFPSFLKNQPKLFDLDLSNNLIQGPIPNWIWKFDSMVSLNLSNNLLTDLEGPLENPNSSLLMIDLHSNQIRGSIPYFTKYVVHLDFSNNEFSFIPPNIEKYLPFMFYLSLTNNSFHGKIPESFCNCSSIRMLDLSHNNFDGPIPKCLIARNNTLRLLNLAGNKLTGHIYDTIFSSTCNLRYLDLNANLLRGTIPNSLANCQKLEVLNLGNNSLSDEFPCFLGNITTLQVLVLRSNKLHGPIDCSHNTSHWKMLRVVDLASNKFVGTLPGKLLQSWTAMMDDGNYTKENGIYLYFNMYDFGHYIRYKDMLALINIAIVKRLAKIFANDPPYIFDDMLNYAIKGNQLPYGGTYLDSVTVVNKGMQMKLVKIFSIFTSLDFSSNQFEGPIPEELMSLKALNVLNMSHNAFSGHIPSSLGNLTALESLDLSNNTLSGEIPTEISSLTFLAVLNLSFNHLEGKIPTGTQIQSFDIYSFEGNEGLCGPPLTNNCGDDGVQGLPPAPSASSETQNSIDWNFLSAELGFTFGIGVIILPLIFWKKWRLWYWKHVDDLLWRIIPQLDFVYEQHGQHKYRTLRWISA